From Streptomyces durmitorensis, a single genomic window includes:
- a CDS encoding alpha/beta fold hydrolase, with protein MTWHLAERFETSDGYVRWASLGEGDPVVLLHGSPFSSYIWREIAPALACTRKVYVWDLLGFGQSEQREGQDVGLAAQGRIFAGLLAHWGVSRPSVVAHDVGGAVALRALLLEGAEYGDLTLVDAVGGGEWGTGYFKLIRENAHVFEQLPDYAHESLVASHLRHATHTGYGPGVLDAYIDPWRGTEGQAAFYRQYRQFAQSQTDVLEPLLGDVTVPTRIIWGSEDRLLPPEFAEFLHARIPHAELTWVDGAGHTIQDDAPARLLSHLAADFRAEVVV; from the coding sequence GTGACATGGCACTTGGCGGAGAGGTTCGAGACCTCGGACGGATACGTGAGGTGGGCATCGCTCGGTGAGGGCGACCCGGTGGTCCTCCTGCACGGCTCGCCCTTCTCGTCGTACATCTGGCGCGAGATCGCCCCCGCCCTGGCCTGCACGCGCAAGGTCTACGTCTGGGACCTGCTCGGCTTCGGGCAGTCGGAGCAGCGGGAGGGGCAGGACGTCGGCCTTGCGGCACAGGGGAGGATCTTCGCCGGTCTCCTCGCGCACTGGGGCGTGTCCCGCCCCAGTGTCGTCGCGCACGACGTGGGCGGTGCGGTGGCGCTGCGGGCGCTGCTCCTGGAGGGTGCGGAGTACGGAGATCTGACGCTGGTGGACGCGGTCGGCGGGGGTGAGTGGGGGACGGGCTACTTCAAGCTCATCCGCGAGAACGCGCACGTCTTCGAGCAACTCCCCGACTACGCCCATGAGTCACTCGTGGCCAGCCACCTCCGTCACGCCACGCACACCGGCTACGGACCGGGTGTCCTGGACGCGTACATCGACCCGTGGCGCGGCACGGAGGGCCAGGCGGCGTTCTACCGTCAGTACCGCCAGTTCGCACAGTCCCAGACGGACGTGCTCGAGCCCCTCCTCGGCGACGTGACCGTGCCGACCCGCATCATCTGGGGCAGCGAAGACCGCCTGCTGCCACCGGAGTTCGCCGAGTTCCTGCACGCGCGTATCCCGCACGCCGAACTGACCTGGGTGGACGGCGCGGGCCACACGATCCAGGACGACGCACCGGCGCGGCTGCTTTCGCACCTGGCAGCGGACTTCCGGGCCGAGGTCGTCGTCTGA
- a CDS encoding ROK family protein, whose protein sequence is MNGKAASRTEGDLSTRTRLERGRGALGPALELVHTGRAPTRAVLTAELGVTRATAGAVAAELEALGLIRIDARPSAPAGSQGRPSHGLSIAEDGPVALAAQVHSDGFRAALVGLGGRIVATAPGCETIDADPAQVLGSVIDAGAQLLRETGRRCVGAGLAVPSAVAEPEGTALNPLHLAWPAGSQVRQIFADCVRDAGITGPAFAANDVNLAALAEHRHGAGRGARDLLCVATGHRGVGGALVLDGRLHTGSSGLALEVGHLTVNPEGRPCHCGSRGCLDVETDPLAFLTAAGREPGPEGLLQQARELLRDAGGDPAVRSAAEELIDRLGLGLAGLVNILNPDRIILGGLHRALLEADPERLRAVVADRSLWGRSGGVPILACTLDHNSLVGAAELAWQPVLDDPLGALG, encoded by the coding sequence ATGAACGGCAAGGCTGCCTCCCGTACCGAGGGGGATCTGTCCACGCGTACGCGCCTGGAGCGCGGGCGCGGCGCGCTCGGTCCCGCCCTTGAGCTCGTCCACACCGGGCGCGCCCCGACCCGTGCCGTCCTCACTGCCGAACTCGGCGTCACCCGTGCCACCGCGGGCGCCGTCGCCGCCGAGCTGGAGGCGCTCGGCCTGATCAGGATCGACGCGCGGCCGAGTGCGCCGGCGGGTTCGCAGGGGCGCCCCTCGCACGGGCTCTCCATCGCGGAGGACGGCCCCGTGGCGCTCGCCGCGCAGGTGCACTCGGACGGGTTCCGGGCCGCTCTCGTCGGGCTCGGCGGTCGGATCGTCGCCACCGCACCCGGCTGCGAGACGATCGACGCCGACCCGGCGCAGGTGCTCGGCTCGGTCATCGACGCCGGTGCGCAACTGCTGCGGGAGACGGGCAGGCGGTGCGTGGGCGCGGGCCTCGCCGTGCCGTCGGCCGTCGCCGAACCGGAGGGCACCGCGCTCAATCCGCTGCACCTGGCGTGGCCCGCGGGTTCGCAGGTGCGCCAGATCTTCGCCGACTGCGTACGGGACGCGGGCATCACGGGACCCGCGTTCGCCGCCAACGACGTCAACCTCGCGGCGCTCGCCGAGCACCGGCACGGCGCCGGGCGCGGAGCCCGCGATCTGCTCTGCGTCGCGACCGGGCACCGGGGTGTGGGCGGCGCGCTCGTCCTCGACGGGCGCCTGCACACGGGCAGTTCGGGGCTGGCGCTCGAGGTCGGACACCTCACCGTCAACCCGGAGGGCCGCCCGTGCCACTGCGGAAGCCGGGGCTGCCTGGACGTCGAGACGGACCCGCTGGCCTTCCTCACGGCGGCGGGCCGTGAGCCCGGCCCCGAAGGGCTGTTGCAGCAGGCCCGCGAACTGCTCCGCGACGCGGGCGGTGACCCAGCGGTCCGATCGGCCGCCGAGGAGCTGATCGACCGCCTCGGCCTGGGGCTCGCGGGCCTGGTGAACATCCTGAACCCGGACCGCATCATCCTGGGCGGCCTGCACCGCGCGCTCCTTGAGGCTGACCCCGAGCGGCTGCGTGCCGTCGTCGCCGACCGGAGCCTGTGGGGGCGCAGCGGCGGCGTACCGATCCTGGCCTGCACGCTGGACCACAACAGCCTGGTGGGGGCCGCCGAGTTGGCCTGGCAGCCGGTGCTCGACGACCCCCTCGGGGCGTTGGGCTAG
- a CDS encoding TetR/AcrR family transcriptional regulator: MNERQRVRRPGGRSARVGAEVHQAVIDLINERGYGNFTVGQVAARAGVADSSIYRRWGSLETLLSDVVLTRLNAQSPMPDTGSLAGDLRTYAANVAREITGPDGLLLVRLAVALSSKGQQGLEAGEELRAERTRQLQSMLDRARERGEDAPDALGVLDHILAPMYIRVLFGMEITPDYVDGLVDRML; encoded by the coding sequence ATGAACGAGCGACAGCGAGTCCGGCGGCCGGGCGGGCGCAGCGCCCGCGTCGGCGCGGAGGTGCACCAGGCCGTCATCGACCTGATCAACGAGCGCGGCTACGGCAACTTCACCGTCGGCCAGGTAGCAGCCCGCGCGGGCGTGGCCGACAGCAGCATCTACCGCCGGTGGGGCAGCCTGGAAACCCTGCTCAGCGACGTGGTGCTCACCCGCCTCAACGCGCAGTCGCCGATGCCCGACACCGGGAGCCTGGCCGGCGACCTGCGCACCTACGCGGCCAACGTGGCCCGCGAGATCACCGGACCCGACGGCCTGTTGCTGGTGCGCCTGGCTGTCGCCCTGTCGAGCAAGGGGCAGCAGGGTCTGGAGGCGGGTGAGGAACTCCGCGCCGAACGCACCCGGCAACTGCAGTCCATGCTCGATCGCGCCCGCGAGCGTGGCGAAGACGCACCTGACGCGCTCGGCGTGCTGGACCACATCCTGGCCCCGATGTACATCCGCGTCCTGTTCGGCATGGAGATCACCCCGGACTACGTCGACGGGCTGGTCGACCGCATGCTGTGA
- a CDS encoding TetR/AcrR family transcriptional regulator, whose protein sequence is MARPRTFDEERALDAAMHAFWANGYEATSTQDLCDATGLGRSSIYNTFSSKHELFRRALARYIDSMTSIQVEILEDAGRPPMDRLRALFARIVDSEFECRKDGHSIGCLTVNTTVELAGRDPEAAEMLARDLAMRLSAISAVIRAGQSGGDITSARDAADLARFVNAIIGGMRIAAQGGADRAALTAIAETALDALNR, encoded by the coding sequence ATGGCCCGACCGAGAACCTTCGACGAGGAACGGGCCCTGGACGCGGCGATGCACGCCTTCTGGGCGAATGGTTACGAGGCCACCTCGACCCAGGATCTGTGCGACGCCACCGGCCTGGGCCGCAGCAGCATCTACAACACCTTCAGCAGCAAGCACGAGCTGTTCCGGCGAGCCCTGGCCCGCTACATCGACTCCATGACATCCATCCAGGTCGAGATCCTGGAGGATGCCGGGCGACCCCCGATGGACCGCCTCCGCGCCCTGTTCGCCCGCATCGTCGACTCCGAGTTCGAGTGCCGCAAGGACGGGCACAGCATCGGCTGCCTGACCGTCAACACGACCGTCGAGCTCGCCGGACGCGACCCCGAGGCCGCCGAGATGCTCGCGCGTGACCTCGCGATGCGGCTGTCCGCGATCAGCGCCGTCATCCGTGCAGGACAGAGCGGCGGCGACATCACGTCCGCGCGGGACGCGGCCGACCTGGCCCGCTTCGTGAACGCCATCATCGGCGGCATGCGGATCGCCGCCCAGGGCGGCGCCGATCGAGCCGCCCTCACCGCCATCGCCGAGACCGCCTTGGACGCACTGAACCGCTGA
- a CDS encoding (R)-mandelonitrile lyase: protein MRITRNRPESKAGPAENFTGTVWLDEIAAPPSPSRLRMFNVRFAPGAHTAWHRHPHGQVLHVLDGEGLVQRGGAEAETIRAGDTVWIEPDEWHWHGAAPRTFMTHLAVVEATDDGTTTHWDAHVGADDYAAAADEHPAA, encoded by the coding sequence GTGCGCATCACTCGCAACCGCCCCGAAAGCAAGGCGGGCCCCGCCGAGAACTTCACCGGCACGGTGTGGCTGGACGAGATCGCCGCGCCGCCGTCCCCCTCCCGGCTACGGATGTTCAACGTCCGCTTCGCCCCCGGAGCGCACACCGCCTGGCACCGCCACCCGCACGGCCAAGTCCTGCACGTCCTGGACGGCGAGGGTCTGGTGCAGCGCGGGGGCGCCGAAGCGGAGACGATCCGCGCGGGAGACACCGTCTGGATCGAGCCGGACGAATGGCACTGGCACGGCGCCGCGCCCCGCACCTTCATGACACATCTGGCGGTCGTCGAGGCCACGGACGACGGCACGACCACGCACTGGGACGCGCACGTGGGCGCGGACGATTACGCGGCGGCCGCGGACGAACACCCGGCAGCCTGA
- a CDS encoding MFS transporter has product MPRAVYLLALGIFAMVTSEFVVAGLMPQMADGLDATIPEIGYLITAFAAAMAFGGPFLTIALLKMRQKSALIVLFGIFLTGNVLAALAPDYRTMLVARVITGVASQAFFGVSISLCAQLTRPEVRGRAIAVALNGLMLGTLLGLPLSTVIGEHLGWRAAFWAITGLTVLAALATLVGVPRIERADDDGGNLRQELGAFRNPRLWLTLTTSTFIIGATFSAFSYLNPILTEVTGFSTGTVPLLLIAYGAATVIGNTVVGRFADKHAVPVLLTGLLLNLAFLAGFALFAQLSVAAVVLMMGIGLVGVTMNPALVTRVQRTGNARPLVNTVHSSFITLGIIIATSVGGPAIDTFGLRAPLWIGAALAALGLVTLLPDLKRMRKLRDDRTTPAAKAVEAPISPATKKSAQKSAQGSAMESAKESARL; this is encoded by the coding sequence ATGCCCCGCGCCGTCTATCTCCTGGCCCTCGGCATCTTCGCCATGGTGACCAGCGAGTTCGTGGTCGCCGGTCTGATGCCGCAGATGGCCGACGGACTCGACGCCACGATTCCGGAGATCGGCTACCTGATCACCGCCTTCGCCGCGGCGATGGCCTTCGGCGGGCCCTTCCTCACCATCGCTCTGCTGAAGATGCGTCAGAAGTCCGCGCTGATAGTACTGTTCGGCATCTTCCTGACGGGCAACGTCCTCGCCGCCCTCGCCCCGGACTACCGCACCATGCTGGTGGCCCGCGTCATCACCGGCGTCGCATCGCAGGCCTTCTTCGGCGTCTCCATCTCGCTGTGCGCACAGCTCACCCGTCCCGAAGTCCGGGGCAGGGCCATCGCGGTGGCTCTCAACGGGCTGATGCTGGGCACGCTCCTCGGTCTGCCGCTCTCCACCGTCATCGGTGAACACCTGGGCTGGCGCGCGGCGTTCTGGGCCATCACCGGCCTGACCGTTCTCGCCGCGCTCGCCACTCTCGTCGGGGTTCCGCGCATCGAGCGCGCCGACGACGACGGCGGCAACCTCCGTCAGGAGCTCGGCGCCTTCCGCAACCCCCGCCTCTGGCTGACCCTCACCACCAGCACCTTCATCATCGGCGCCACGTTCTCCGCCTTCAGCTACCTCAACCCGATCCTCACCGAGGTCACCGGTTTCTCCACGGGCACGGTTCCTCTGCTGCTCATCGCATACGGAGCGGCCACCGTCATCGGCAACACCGTCGTCGGCCGGTTCGCCGACAAGCACGCCGTCCCTGTCCTGCTCACCGGCCTGCTGCTCAATCTGGCATTCCTCGCCGGCTTCGCTCTCTTCGCCCAACTGAGCGTGGCCGCCGTGGTGTTGATGATGGGTATCGGTCTGGTCGGGGTCACGATGAACCCGGCCCTGGTGACCCGCGTGCAGCGCACGGGCAACGCCCGGCCGCTGGTCAACACCGTCCACTCCTCGTTCATCACCCTCGGCATCATCATCGCGACGTCCGTCGGCGGCCCCGCCATCGATACGTTCGGTCTGCGGGCGCCGCTCTGGATCGGCGCCGCACTCGCCGCACTCGGCCTCGTCACACTGCTGCCCGACCTGAAGCGGATGCGCAAGCTGCGCGACGACCGAACTACGCCCGCCGCAAAGGCAGTTGAGGCGCCGATCAGCCCGGCCACGAAGAAGTCCGCGCAGAAGTCCGCGCAGGGGTCCGCAATGGAGTCAGCGAAGGAGTCCGCGCGCCTCTAG
- a CDS encoding MFS transporter, giving the protein MAASPEAAGRRPNRAVLLTVTCLGQFMVLLDNTIVGAALPDMQHRLHTGLTGLQWIVDAYVLLVAMLLLSGGIFADRFGRKRVYLTGVAVFTVASVLCSLAPSVGWLVAGRVLQGIGAAALAPASLALLVAACPDPQERVKAIGLWAGFSGIGLAAGPVAGGVLTDAFGWPAIFLVNLPIGAVLLLVGLRSLEETRNPGAPAIDVPGTVLSVLGVGALTYGLIEGGARGWTSPVILGSFTAAVILLGAFVAVEARRCAPMLPLPLFRQRLFTVSNTAMVVVGFALMGSSFFFSQFFVYVQGSSILRAGLQTLPMSVAMVIVSPYAGRLAARYGFRVVVTTGLALAGLGLLALGMVHADTGYGNVWWRLGVVGTGFALTMSPLTGAAIQAVSPQEGGLASGISSTTRQIGAVLGVAVLGAVVRTRQSGGASFETGLNSAFLAAGTVTVATAVFTGLWLARSSPAEGSAAPLRPTDPGAVTTSNEASANSR; this is encoded by the coding sequence ATGGCTGCATCGCCTGAGGCCGCAGGCCGTCGGCCGAACCGGGCCGTGCTGCTCACGGTGACCTGCCTGGGCCAATTCATGGTCCTGCTCGACAACACGATTGTTGGAGCAGCGCTGCCCGATATGCAGCACCGGCTGCACACGGGGCTGACCGGTCTGCAGTGGATCGTCGACGCGTACGTACTGCTGGTCGCCATGCTGCTGCTGTCCGGCGGCATCTTCGCCGACCGGTTCGGCCGCAAGCGGGTGTACCTGACCGGCGTAGCGGTGTTCACCGTCGCGTCGGTGCTGTGCAGCCTCGCGCCCTCGGTCGGCTGGCTGGTCGCCGGCCGGGTGCTGCAGGGCATCGGGGCCGCGGCGCTGGCCCCTGCCTCGCTCGCCCTGCTCGTCGCCGCCTGCCCCGATCCGCAGGAACGGGTCAAGGCGATCGGGCTGTGGGCCGGATTCAGCGGAATCGGTCTGGCCGCGGGCCCCGTGGCCGGCGGCGTGCTGACGGATGCCTTCGGCTGGCCCGCCATCTTCCTGGTCAATCTGCCCATCGGCGCGGTCCTGCTGCTGGTCGGTCTGCGCAGCCTTGAAGAGACCCGCAATCCGGGCGCCCCCGCGATCGATGTCCCGGGGACGGTGCTGTCCGTTCTGGGGGTGGGGGCGCTGACCTACGGACTGATCGAGGGTGGTGCCCGCGGCTGGACGTCGCCGGTGATCCTGGGCAGCTTCACCGCCGCGGTGATCCTCCTCGGCGCGTTCGTCGCCGTCGAAGCGCGTCGCTGCGCTCCGATGCTGCCGCTGCCGCTGTTCCGGCAGCGCCTGTTCACCGTGTCCAACACCGCCATGGTCGTGGTGGGGTTCGCGCTCATGGGCTCGTCGTTCTTCTTCTCCCAGTTCTTCGTCTACGTCCAGGGCAGCTCGATCCTGCGCGCCGGCCTCCAGACCCTGCCGATGTCCGTCGCCATGGTGATCGTCAGCCCGTACGCGGGCCGGCTCGCCGCCCGGTACGGCTTCCGCGTCGTGGTCACCACCGGCCTGGCCCTGGCCGGCCTGGGCCTCCTTGCGCTCGGGATGGTGCACGCCGACACCGGCTACGGGAACGTGTGGTGGCGGCTTGGAGTCGTCGGCACCGGCTTCGCCCTGACCATGTCCCCACTGACGGGAGCCGCCATCCAAGCGGTCAGCCCGCAGGAAGGCGGCCTCGCGTCAGGTATCAGCAGCACCACCCGGCAGATCGGCGCGGTGCTCGGCGTGGCGGTACTCGGAGCCGTCGTCCGCACCCGGCAATCCGGCGGCGCCTCCTTCGAGACCGGCCTCAACAGCGCCTTCCTCGCTGCCGGCACCGTCACTGTGGCCACCGCAGTGTTCACCGGCCTGTGGCTGGCGAGGTCCAGTCCCGCGGAAGGCTCCGCGGCGCCGCTACGTCCCACCGACCCAGGTGCGGTCACCACCTCGAACGAGGCATCCGCGAACAGCCGTTGA
- a CDS encoding phosphotriesterase family protein, whose amino-acid sequence MLGDVAPESLGICDAHDHLFLTSPQLPGQEMDSVNAAGQELAAFGEAGGESLIQWTPYGMGRHAGKLPSLSRTTGVHVVAATGLHQAAHYTAELLDHLRAEGLADLFVRELTEGIADTGVRAGLTKVAGGFHGLDAHARWTMEAASEAHHATGAPIAVHLELGTGALDVLDLLCGKLDVPPGKVILGHLNRSPDLAIHHRAAEAGAYLAFDGPSRAHHATDWRMPEAVQTLTEAGFADQLLLGGDTTTSGARATNGGPGLPYLLRGVRPRLELAAGKDVVERMLTVNPGRAFAVEWA is encoded by the coding sequence GTGCTGGGAGACGTCGCACCCGAGAGCCTCGGGATCTGCGACGCCCACGACCACCTCTTCCTGACGAGCCCTCAACTCCCGGGCCAGGAAATGGACTCGGTCAACGCGGCGGGCCAAGAACTGGCGGCCTTCGGTGAGGCGGGCGGCGAGAGCCTGATCCAGTGGACGCCCTACGGGATGGGACGCCACGCGGGCAAGCTGCCCTCGCTGTCCCGGACGACGGGCGTACACGTCGTCGCGGCCACGGGTCTGCACCAAGCGGCGCACTACACAGCGGAGTTGCTGGACCACCTGAGAGCCGAAGGGCTCGCAGACCTCTTCGTAAGGGAGTTGACCGAGGGCATCGCCGACACCGGCGTACGGGCGGGCCTGACCAAGGTCGCGGGCGGCTTCCACGGCCTGGACGCGCACGCCCGCTGGACGATGGAAGCGGCGTCCGAGGCGCACCACGCCACCGGCGCCCCCATCGCCGTCCACCTGGAGCTGGGCACGGGCGCGCTGGACGTACTCGACCTGCTGTGCGGGAAGTTGGACGTGCCACCGGGGAAGGTGATCCTCGGCCACCTGAACCGTTCCCCCGACCTCGCGATTCACCACCGGGCCGCCGAAGCCGGCGCGTACCTCGCCTTCGACGGCCCCTCCCGCGCCCACCACGCCACGGACTGGCGCATGCCGGAAGCCGTACAGACCCTGACCGAAGCGGGCTTCGCGGATCAGTTGCTCCTGGGCGGCGACACGACGACATCCGGGGCACGCGCGACGAACGGCGGACCCGGGCTGCCGTACCTGCTGCGCGGGGTGCGGCCGCGACTCGAACTCGCCGCGGGGAAGGACGTGGTGGAGCGGATGCTGACGGTGAATCCGGGACGGGCGTTCGCGGTGGAGTGGGCGTAG
- a CDS encoding DUF4865 family protein — MHVMQYEITLPADYDMGIIRNRVATKGHLLDDYPGLGAKAYLIRERGVDDSPVNQYAPFYLWNTPEGMNSFLWGPGFQGIVDDFGRPEVQHWTGLAFAEGSASGEPAKSAVRHRMRIPARTHLGGLATELAEEAGRLAQREGSVYAAAAIDPRTWEALLFSVWDHDSPKGEGDVFQVLHLSAPERGLLPGGRQW; from the coding sequence ATGCACGTGATGCAGTACGAGATCACACTTCCGGCCGACTACGACATGGGCATCATCCGCAACCGGGTGGCGACCAAGGGCCACTTGCTGGACGACTACCCGGGCCTCGGCGCCAAGGCGTACCTGATCCGTGAGCGCGGCGTCGACGACTCCCCCGTGAACCAGTACGCGCCGTTCTACCTCTGGAACACCCCCGAGGGCATGAACTCCTTCCTCTGGGGCCCCGGATTCCAGGGCATCGTCGACGACTTCGGGCGGCCTGAGGTGCAGCACTGGACGGGCCTCGCCTTCGCCGAAGGGTCGGCGTCGGGCGAGCCCGCGAAGTCCGCCGTACGCCACCGGATGCGCATCCCTGCCCGCACCCATCTCGGCGGCCTGGCTACCGAACTCGCCGAGGAGGCAGGGCGTTTGGCACAACGCGAAGGGTCTGTGTACGCCGCGGCGGCCATCGACCCGCGCACATGGGAAGCACTGCTCTTCTCCGTCTGGGACCACGACTCCCCCAAGGGAGAGGGCGACGTGTTCCAGGTCCTGCACCTGTCCGCGCCGGAGCGGGGCCTCCTCCCTGGAGGGCGGCAGTGGTGA
- a CDS encoding MFS transporter, whose translation MPLLNKTTSAASRATPPGLARLRVALTVFFALDGFIFAGWVVRIPAIKEQTGASASDLGLALLGVSAGAVITMTLTGRLCRRFGSHPVTVVCGVLLALSIALPPLTHSALALGLVLLVFGAAYGGINVAMNSAAVDLVAALRRPIMPSFHAAFSLGGMVGAGLGGLIAGSLSPTRHLLALTVIGLIVTAVTGRVLLRLGPPAPPSDVRREDATGAPRRLDSRTRGLVIVFGLIALCTAYGEGALADWGALHLEQDLNAHPGMAAAGYSCFALAMTIGRLSGTTLLERLGQTPILVAGGTLAAAGMLLGALAPSVWLALIGFAVTGLGLANIFPVAVERAGALAGPSGVATASTLGYGGMLLGPPAIGFMADWFTLPTALTSVAVLAALAAAIGYTTRR comes from the coding sequence GTGCCGCTCCTAAACAAAACCACGTCCGCAGCGTCGCGGGCCACTCCCCCGGGCCTCGCCCGGCTCCGTGTCGCACTCACCGTCTTCTTCGCGCTCGACGGATTCATCTTCGCCGGGTGGGTCGTCCGCATCCCCGCCATCAAGGAACAGACCGGCGCTTCGGCGAGCGACCTGGGGCTCGCGCTGCTCGGGGTCTCAGCGGGCGCCGTCATCACGATGACGCTCACCGGACGGCTCTGCCGCCGCTTCGGCAGCCATCCGGTGACGGTGGTCTGCGGGGTGCTGCTTGCGCTGAGCATCGCGCTGCCGCCGCTGACGCACTCGGCGCTCGCGCTCGGGCTCGTACTGCTGGTGTTCGGGGCCGCCTACGGCGGGATCAACGTGGCGATGAACAGCGCCGCCGTCGACCTGGTGGCCGCGCTGCGGCGCCCGATCATGCCCAGCTTCCACGCGGCGTTCAGCCTGGGCGGCATGGTCGGCGCGGGGCTCGGCGGACTGATCGCAGGCTCCCTCTCCCCCACACGCCACCTGCTCGCACTCACCGTGATCGGCCTGATCGTCACCGCCGTGACAGGACGCGTTCTGCTGCGCCTCGGGCCCCCGGCCCCGCCGAGCGACGTCCGCCGTGAGGACGCGACCGGTGCCCCACGGCGCCTGGACAGCCGCACCCGCGGCCTGGTCATCGTCTTCGGCCTCATCGCCCTGTGCACGGCGTACGGCGAAGGAGCACTCGCCGACTGGGGCGCCCTGCACCTCGAACAGGACCTGAACGCCCACCCGGGCATGGCAGCCGCCGGCTACTCCTGCTTCGCGCTCGCCATGACGATCGGCCGCCTCAGCGGAACGACCCTCCTCGAACGCCTCGGCCAGACCCCGATACTCGTGGCCGGCGGCACCCTGGCCGCCGCAGGTATGCTCCTCGGCGCACTCGCCCCCTCCGTCTGGCTGGCGCTCATCGGCTTCGCCGTCACCGGCCTCGGCCTGGCCAACATCTTCCCCGTCGCCGTCGAACGCGCCGGCGCCCTGGCCGGCCCCAGCGGAGTCGCCACCGCCTCCACGCTCGGCTACGGAGGCATGCTCCTGGGCCCACCCGCCATCGGCTTCATGGCGGACTGGTTCACCCTGCCCACGGCCCTCACCAGCGTGGCCGTACTCGCGGCCCTCGCCGCGGCCATCGGCTACACCACCCGGCGGTGA
- a CDS encoding TetR/AcrR family transcriptional regulator: MSTPERLIESTRELLWERGYVGTSPKAIQQHAGAGQGSMYHHFAGKPDLALAAIRRTAQEMRATADGVLGGTGSAYERIEAYLLRERDVLRGCPVGRLTMDPDVVASDELRAPVTETLDWLRDRIAGIVQEGQERGEFAATLDAQAIAATVVATVQGGYVLARASASPAAFDTGVRGLLALLFAATTPAP, from the coding sequence ATGAGCACCCCGGAGCGTCTGATCGAGTCCACCCGCGAACTGCTGTGGGAGCGCGGCTACGTCGGCACGAGCCCCAAGGCGATCCAGCAGCACGCGGGCGCCGGGCAGGGCAGCATGTACCACCACTTCGCCGGGAAGCCCGACCTCGCGCTCGCCGCGATCCGGCGCACGGCACAGGAGATGCGCGCCACGGCCGACGGCGTCCTCGGCGGCACCGGATCGGCGTACGAACGCATCGAGGCGTACCTCCTGCGCGAGCGCGACGTCCTGCGCGGCTGCCCGGTCGGGCGGCTGACGATGGACCCGGACGTCGTCGCGAGCGACGAGCTGCGCGCGCCCGTCACCGAGACGCTCGACTGGCTGCGGGACCGGATCGCCGGAATCGTCCAAGAGGGCCAGGAGCGGGGCGAGTTCGCGGCCACGCTCGACGCGCAGGCGATCGCGGCGACGGTCGTCGCCACGGTCCAGGGCGGCTATGTGCTGGCCCGCGCCTCGGCCTCGCCCGCGGCTTTCGACACCGGAGTACGAGGCCTGCTGGCCCTCCTGTTCGCCGCCACCACCCCTGCCCCGTAG
- a CDS encoding SHOCT domain-containing protein, whose product MNTLAHFDGGPGPWILFFPLIWAAVVIGGITLLRRTVWRGRRAPWQRDGAERTVRIDENSPIAVLGRRFASGEIDEDEYWRRLSVLNEEFGRTSKGGAA is encoded by the coding sequence ATGAACACCCTGGCTCACTTCGATGGCGGGCCCGGCCCGTGGATCCTGTTCTTCCCGCTCATCTGGGCGGCCGTCGTGATCGGCGGCATCACCCTCCTGCGCCGCACCGTGTGGCGCGGCCGCCGGGCTCCGTGGCAGCGGGACGGCGCCGAGCGCACCGTACGCATCGACGAGAACTCGCCCATCGCCGTGCTCGGCCGTCGCTTCGCCTCCGGCGAGATCGACGAGGACGAGTACTGGCGGCGTCTGTCCGTCCTGAACGAGGAGTTCGGGCGTACGTCCAAGGGCGGTGCGGCATGA